The genomic region TTCCAACTCATCTGCTATTGAACCCTTCCCTATTCAATTTCTAATCCATGTGCACTACCCGCTGTTCTCTGGTCTCACTATATTCCCCATCCACATCTTGTCTCCCTCTTCCCACCTACAGCAGCGTCCCCTCAAGCAGTCCCTGAGTGGATCACTGTGCAGAGAGTCCCATTGGAAGTGCCTGCTGCTCACCTTGCTCATGTATGGCTGCTTTGGCACGCTAGGCTGGTGCTCTTTATACCGCATCACCGTAATTACTTTTGATGACCAAGCCTACTTCTACAAAGGCAATGCCCGACTCTACCACGACAGCCCGTGCTCCAACGGCTACGTCTATATACCTGTGGCCTTCCTGGCCATGCTGTACGTCGTCTACTTAGTGGAGTGCTGGCACTGCTACTCTAAAACAGCCAACCTTGCTAAAGTGGAAATCAGTGAGGTGTATGACAGGATACAGCGGTTGCAACAAGCCACACCCTGCATCTGGTGGAAGGCCATTAGCTACCATTACGTACGTCGTACCAGACAGGTGACGCGCTACCGAAACGGAGACGCTTATACGACTACACAGGTGTACCACGAACGGGTCAACACTCACGCAGCGAGCTCCGAGTTTGATTATTCACGTCTCGGTGTCAAAGACGTTTCGAAAGAGCTCCAGGGCCTGTTGGAACATCCTGTCACTCGCTTGCGCTTCACCAAGTGCTTCAGCTTCGCCAGCGCCCGCGCGGAGACTGCCTACCTCACGCAGCGAGCACGCTTCTTCGGGGACAATGAGGGCCTGGACGACTATATGGAAGCACGGGAGGGCATGCACCTTAAAAACGTTGACTTCCGGGAACACATGCTGGCCTTCCCCGACCCATCGCGGCCGCCCTGGTATACCAGACGCTGGGTGTACTGGCTGGCCTCGGCTTTCCTGCTATCATGGCCTCTTCGTGTGATTGCAGAGTATCGTACTGCATACGTCCACTACCATGTCGAGAAACTGTTCGGAGAGAATGAGGATGCAAATGACAATGATAACACAGAGGCAGGAAATTACTGTACGGGCTTCGAGCATGGCACCGGGGGTCCAACTCTGCGCGTTATATCGCGGGTCAACACGGTGGATATGACCGAACTGGAATGGCACATTCGTTGTAACCAGCAGATGGTGCCTAGCTACTCCGAGGCCTTGCTTATGGATTTGgatatgaatacaaatacacCGTTATCAGTTGCAATGGCTGCACGTGTACGACGCAATTCTAGCTACTTCCTTCAGAGCTGCCCCAGATGCCGGCGCTCAACAAGCAGCTCTTCACTCCCTTCCTGGTTTAGAGGAAACATGGCTGCGGGGACAAACTCATTCCCCATTAGACCCGGTGGTAGGCTTTCTCTTAGTCGCAGCGGTTTCTCTCTTGGTCGGTTGCATACCGCAAGAAGCCGCCATCCCTGCCTGTTTCACTCGAGAAGCCTCGGAGGTGGGATGGGC from Puntigrus tetrazona isolate hp1 chromosome 21, ASM1883169v1, whole genome shotgun sequence harbors:
- the LOC122326276 gene encoding transmembrane protein 151B; amino-acid sequence: MQGVTVTGEAPTLNGGGREEQRPLKQSLSGSLCRESHWKCLLLTLLMYGCFGTLGWCSLYRITVITFDDQAYFYKGNARLYHDSPCSNGYVYIPVAFLAMLYVVYLVECWHCYSKTANLAKVEISEVYDRIQRLQQATPCIWWKAISYHYVRRTRQVTRYRNGDAYTTTQVYHERVNTHAASSEFDYSRLGVKDVSKELQGLLEHPVTRLRFTKCFSFASARAETAYLTQRARFFGDNEGLDDYMEAREGMHLKNVDFREHMLAFPDPSRPPWYTRRWVYWLASAFLLSWPLRVIAEYRTAYVHYHVEKLFGENEDANDNDNTEAGNYCTGFEHGTGGPTLRVISRVNTVDMTELEWHIRCNQQMVPSYSEALLMDLDMNTNTPLSVAMAARVRRNSSYFLQSCPRCRRSTSSSSLPSWFRGNMAAGTNSFPIRPGGRLSLSRSGFSLGRLHTARSRHPCLFHSRSLGGGMGGRVEEGGGGFLGLGFRVPDEERRGVLESEGLEDEEAEETGQEQVEERENGEAREEERDRPPTYQDALYFPVLIIHGEESCHGGHGIDTG